From the Deltaproteobacteria bacterium genome, the window GCTCGGAGGGAGCCCCGTAATATCTTTTCCCTGGAAGAGAATCTGGCCTGCCGTGGGGTTCAAAAAACCCGTAACCAGGTTGAAGAACGTCGTTTTCCCCGCGCCATTGGGGCCGATCATCCCCAAAATTTCCCCCTGGGAGATCTTGAGATCCACCTGGTTGACGGCTACAAGCCCGCCAAAGGAGATGGTCAGTCCTTTGGTCTCAAGCATGCTTCTTCTCCGAGCCGGGAAGCTTTCTGCTCTTCCTCCACTGATGGATCTTGCCCATGATGCCTTCCGGGAAAAAAATAACGATGATGATGAGAACGCTTCCCACCAGAATGTTGCGGTAGGTCTCAAAGGCGCGGAAGACTTCCGGGATGACGGTAAAAATGGCCCCCCCGATGAAGGGGCCTACAATGGTGCCGATCCCCCCGGTAATGACCATGATGAAGGTCAAGCCGAGGTAGTACCATTGAAACTCGATGGGGCTCACGAATTTCACGAAGTGGGCGTAAAAACTCCCCCCCATCGAGGTGATCATGCAGGCCAGCATGAAGGCGATCATCTTGACCCAGAAGGGATGGATTCCGATGGAGGAGCTCAGTTCCTGATTCTCCCGGATGGCCACGAAAGCCCGCCCCAGACGGGTTTCCATGAACCGGGCCAGGAAAAAAAGGGTGAGGAGGGAAAAGGTCAGCACCAGGTAGTAATATTTCAGCTCATTGGTGAATTCGACCTGGAGGAGATCTCCCAGGCGAAAACTGGCGGCCGGGATGCCCACCAGTCCCATAGGCCCCCGGGTCAAGTCGACCCAGTTGGAGACGATGTAGTACAGGATCTGGGCAAAGGCCATGGTGGTGATGCCAAAGTAAATCCCCCGCAATTGAAGGCAGGGGTAGCCGACGATAAACCCGAATCCCGCAGAGATGACTATGGTCCCCAGGAGGCACAGGGAGAAAGGGAGCCCCAGTTTTAGGGCCAGCAGAGAGGAGATGTAAGCCCCCAGGGCAAAAAAGGCCGGCTGACCAAAGGCCGCCTGACCGGCAAACCCGAAGATCACATTAAGCCCCATGGCGCTGAAAGTATAAATCAGGGACATGACCAGGATATGCCGGCTGTAGGTGCCTTGAAAGATCCAGGGTAAGAGGAGGAGGAAGATAAGGGCCGGAATGAGGATAGATTTGCGCAGAGCCATGATCAGATCCTCTTGCCGAAGAGACCGAAGGGCTTGAAAAGGAGGATCACGATGAGAATGGCGAAGGCAATGGCATCGGACAGCCCGAGGGAGATGAAGCTCGCCGCCAGGCTTTCAGCCACCCCCAGGATCAGTCCGCTGAATAAGATCCCCTGGACATTTCCCATTCCTCCCATGATCACCACCGCAAACCCCTTGATAAGCGGCAGTTCGCCCATGGAAGGCAGCACATTGAAGATGGCCCCCAGGAGTGCCCCGGCCAGGGCCGCCGTGCCCGCCCCCAAGGCGAAAGTGAAACTGTTCATGGCATTCAGGTTGATTCCCATCAGGGCCGAGGCTTCCCGGTCCCGGACCACGGCGCGCATGGCCATTCCCACCTTATGCTTTTTGATGAAGAGATAGAGGAGCCCGATCACCACCACGCCCATGACGAAAATGAAGATGCGATGTTCCGTCAGGTAGACGGGCCCGATCACGACACGTTTGTGGGAAAAAGGGGAAATGATTTCTCGCGGGTCGACTCCCCAAATGATCTGAGCCAGATCGCGCAGAATCATGGAAAGGCCGAAAGTAGTGAGAAACGTGGAAAACCAGGGCCGGCCGGCCAGAGGACGCACCGTGACCTTCTCGCTTAGAACACCTACCCCGGCAGTTAAGACCATGGAAATAGGCAAGGCGGCCAGGTAGTTGACTCCCAGCTGAGTCATGATGAAATAGCAGAAGTATCCCCCGAGCATGTAAAATTCGCCATGGGCCATATTGATGACGGTCATGATGCCCAGGATCAGCATCATCCCGATGGACATGAGGGCATACATGGACCCGATGACCAGTCCGTTGGCGATCTGCTGAATGGCTAAGGAGAATGTATCCATAATCGGCTATAAAATAATCCCCCCTGCCCCCCTTGGCAAAGGGGGTTTGGGGGGATTTGACAGTTATTTTTTGTATTTACTCTATGCCCTTTACTTGATCAGGTGGTACTCCCCTCCTTTGTACTGTAGCACGTGAGCGGGGACTCCCGAGTCGCCCTTATCGTCGAAATTAATCAGCCCCTGGGGTGAGTCCCATTTGATCCCCTTCATAGCCATTCGGATTTTCTCCTGATCTTTGTCCGTGCCGGCCTTTTCGATAGCCTTGGCGGCCATCATGATTGGGGTCCATCCCAAGGAGACGGAATCATTGGGGTCGTCGCCGTACTTGGCCCGGTAGGCCTTTACCAGTTTCTGGGATTCCGGATCCTTGAATACGGGCGCCCAGGATACGGACATCACCGCCCCTTCCATGAGGTGACCCACCCTTTTGGCTAATTCCTTATTGTAAAAGTTGACGCTGGAAGCCAGGTATTTCCCTTTGAGCATGGCCAGGTCCTCCATCTGCTGGAGGGCAATGGCGCTGGCCGACCAGCGGACGTTGATGTAGTAGCAATCCGGGTTCAGCGATTTCATCTTCAGCAAGATGGTGTTGAAATCAGTTTGGTTCCGCTCGTAGTAGGCTTCATAGACCACCTCGGGCTTTCCCATCTTTTTGAACACCGCCCCCAGAGAAGCCAGGTCTCCCCGGCCGTAATCATCGTTGGGGGCTACCATGGCGATCTTTTTATTGTTGGGGAGTTTGGCTAAATATTCCCCCAAAGCACCGGCAATGGCCTCAGCTCGCGTGCACACCCGGAAGTGATAGGGGTGGCCTTTGTCGGACACGTCTGGGGCAAAAGCAAACGAAGAAAGCTGCACGACCTTTAATTCTTTGCTGACCACCTGCACCGCAATATTGGTGGAGCTGGGGAGATCGACATCG encodes:
- a CDS encoding ABC transporter substrate-binding protein translates to MKKIFLALVVWSFFSALFIPAGWSVEPVKIGLGLPLTGPLSFLGNEFLKGSQLAVEEINKAGGILGGRKIELVVRDHKGIPAEGITVAKRLAAEDKVSIIDVDLPSSTNIAVQVVSKELKVVQLSSFAFAPDVSDKGHPYHFRVCTRAEAIAGALGEYLAKLPNNKKIAMVAPNDDYGRGDLASLGAVFKKMGKPEVVYEAYYERNQTDFNTILLKMKSLNPDCYYINVRWSASAIALQQMEDLAMLKGKYLASSVNFYNKELAKRVGHLMEGAVMSVSWAPVFKDPESQKLVKAYRAKYGDDPNDSVSLGWTPIMMAAKAIEKAGTDKDQEKIRMAMKGIKWDSPQGLINFDDKGDSGVPAHVLQYKGGEYHLIK
- a CDS encoding branched-chain amino acid ABC transporter permease is translated as MDTFSLAIQQIANGLVIGSMYALMSIGMMLILGIMTVINMAHGEFYMLGGYFCYFIMTQLGVNYLAALPISMVLTAGVGVLSEKVTVRPLAGRPWFSTFLTTFGLSMILRDLAQIIWGVDPREIISPFSHKRVVIGPVYLTEHRIFIFVMGVVVIGLLYLFIKKHKVGMAMRAVVRDREASALMGINLNAMNSFTFALGAGTAALAGALLGAIFNVLPSMGELPLIKGFAVVIMGGMGNVQGILFSGLILGVAESLAASFISLGLSDAIAFAILIVILLFKPFGLFGKRI
- a CDS encoding ATP-binding cassette domain-containing protein, encoding MLETKGLTISFGGLVAVNQVDLKISQGEILGMIGPNGAGKTTFFNLVTGFLNPTAGQILFQGKDITGLPPSRIAFLGICRTFQSTSVFPGLTVWENLLTGTFCWTQTRYIDTLFRTQAYHRQRQEIEKQGEEIMEFLGLQ
- a CDS encoding branched-chain amino acid ABC transporter permease, producing MALRKSILIPALIFLLLLPWIFQGTYSRHILVMSLIYTFSAMGLNVIFGFAGQAAFGQPAFFALGAYISSLLALKLGLPFSLCLLGTIVISAGFGFIVGYPCLQLRGIYFGITTMAFAQILYYIVSNWVDLTRGPMGLVGIPAASFRLGDLLQVEFTNELKYYYLVLTFSLLTLFFLARFMETRLGRAFVAIRENQELSSSIGIHPFWVKMIAFMLACMITSMGGSFYAHFVKFVSPIEFQWYYLGLTFIMVITGGIGTIVGPFIGGAIFTVIPEVFRAFETYRNILVGSVLIIIVIFFPEGIMGKIHQWRKSRKLPGSEKKHA